The following are encoded together in the Scomber scombrus chromosome 7, fScoSco1.1, whole genome shotgun sequence genome:
- the si:ch73-54f23.4 gene encoding E3 ubiquitin-protein ligase TRIM69: MMSQVGFIPPAEVDTEVRSGQFVGPIQYRIWKHMKSCLYPNITPMTFDPETAHPNLSLSQSCTSVWFEDKDTNDCQANPRRFHYYYCVLGSQGFTTGRHYWEVEVGRKTAWRLGVAREDVPRGEMANTGTSSGIWTLALKGGVIMACTDPKPTKITVSAHLVRIGVFLDCEEEEISFYNAVTMAPIYTFTMGTVLAPLFPFYNPCDTDDGKNAAALKIFSPSL; encoded by the exons ATGAT GTCTCAAGTCGGCTTCATCCCTCCAGCAGAGGTGGACACAGAGGTGCGCTCCGGCCAGTTTGTGGGGCCAATCCAATACAGAATATGGAAGCACATGAAGAGCTGTCTTTACCCAA ATATTACAccaatgacctttgaccctgagacAGCCCACCCAAATCTGTCTCTGTCCCAGTCCTGCACCTCAGTGTGGTTTGAGGATAAGGACACAAATGATTGCCAGGCCAACCCAAGACGATTCCACTACTATTACTGTGTGCTAGGCAGTCAGGGTTTCACCACAGGGCGACACTACTGGGAGGTCGAGGTGGGACGTAAGACAGCGTGGAGGCTGGGAGTGGCAAGAGAAGATGTCCCAAGAGGGGAGATGGCAAACACAGGCACTTCCAGTGGCATTTGGACCCTGGCCCTGAAGGGTGGAGTTATTATGGCCTGCACTGACCCAAAACCCACCAAGATCACCGTGTCTGCCCATCTTGTTCGTATTGGAGTGTTTTTAGActgtgaagaggaggagatttCTTTCTACAATGCTGTTACTATGGCGCCAATCTACACATTCACCATGGGAACGGTCCTGGCTCCACTGTTCCCCTTCTATAACCCATGCGACACAGATGATGGGAAGAACGCAGCAGCACTTAAAATCTTTAGCCCTTCGTTATGA
- the ino80e gene encoding INO80 complex subunit E, with the protein MSHRQTQAREMNGQADVEVDYKRKYKNLKRKLKFLVYEQECFQEELRRAQRKLLKVSRDKSFLLDRLLQYERVDEDSSDSDATVSSENSEGEGPRERERERDGAKKRRSSPGACLPSSSSPHLSLLSRPGVNPLQSSGSGPYLNTMPFPPEYLAPPAERMKKERKTKTTKNKKETTGKVVAPMTANYPSAPTAPPGASGPFSWVPRQMLSGDAAEEEGESDGDSDRGDEDRGEGDEAELVIDIPNE; encoded by the exons ATGTCGCACAGACAGACTCAAGCCAGAG AAATGAACGGTCAAGCGGACGTCGAAGTCGACTACAAGCGGAAATACAAAAATCTCAAACGAAAATTAAAATTTCTTGTTTAT GAGCAGGAATGCTTTCAGGAGGAGTTGAGGAGAGCACAGAGGAAACTTCTCAAAGTCTCCAGAGACAAAAG CTTCCTTCTGGACCGACTGCTACAGTATGAGCGGGTAGATGAAGACTCCTCAG attcagatgcAACTGTTTcttcagaaaacagtgaaggaGAGGGTCccagggagagggaaagagaacgAGATGGAGCGAAGAA GCGAAGGAGTAGTCCTGGGGCATGTCTTCCTTCATCATCGTCGCCTCATCTCTCCCTGCTGTCCCGTCCAGGTGTAAATCCCCTGCAGTCATCAGGCTCAGGACCCTACCTCAACACT ATGCCCTTCCCACCCGAGTATTTGGCTCCCCCAGCTGAACgaatgaagaaagagagaaaaacaaagacgacaaaaaacaagaaagagacTACGGGGAAG GTTGTTGCCCCAATGACGGCTAATTACCCATCAGCCCCTACGGCTCCTCCAGGAGCCAGTGGCCCCTTCAGCTGGGTTCCCAGACAGATGCTCAGTGGAGACGCtgctgaggaggagggggaaagtGATGGAGACAGCGACAGAGGAGATGAAGACAGAGGGGAGGGAGACGAGGCTGAACTAGTCATTGATATCCCTAACGAGTga
- the vars1 gene encoding valine--tRNA ligase, whose product MATLYVSPHPDDFRSLLALVAAEFCPSSRPRTITEDPPVSLNARSRPTLVLAAGDGDSVLSGASAVAWYLASQGKKTGVDAKQQSQVWQWISFADNEITPVSCAVVFPLMGMIGVDKKLQQSSRTELLRVLKALDHALEPRTFLVGESITLADMAVAAAVLLPFKYVLEPSDKKVLTNVTRWFTTCINQPQFLKVLGKITLCEKMVPVTPKTNAAENAKAANASPAADSAGATANGPPKTEAQLKKEAKKREKLEKFQQKKEMEAKKKTQPPAEKKAKPEKKELGVIAYNAPTPAGEKKDTISPLPDSYSPQYVEAAWYPWWEKQGYFKPEFGRKSISEQNPRGVFMMCIPPPNVTGSLHLGHALTNAIQDSLTRWHRMRGETTLWNPGCDHAGIATQVVVEKKLMREKGMSRHDLGRENFIQEVWKWKNEKGDRIYHQLKKLGSSLDWDRACFTMDPKLSYAVQEAFIRMHEEGVIYRSKRLVNWSCTLNSAISDIEVDKKELTGRTLLPVPGYKEKVEFGVLVSFAYKVDGSDEEVIVATTRIETMLGDTAVAVHPADSRYQHLKGKMVLHPFSDRKMPIVFDDFVDMNFGTGAVKITPAHDHNDYEVGERHNLAFINILDENGLLINVPPPFLGMKRFEARKAVLQALKDRGQFKEIKDNPMVVPVCSRSKDIVEPLLKPQWYVNCTDMGKQAADAVREGQLKIIPDHHLKTWFNWMDNIRDWCISRQLWWGHRIPAYFVTVNDPSVKAGEDMDGHYWVSGRSEEEAREKAAKRFNVSADKITLRQDEDVLDTWFSSGIFPFSIFGWPNETQDLNVFYPGTLLETGHDILFFWVARMVMMGLKLTGKLPFKEVYLHAVVRDAHGRKMSKSLGNVIDPLDVITGISIEGLHAQLIDSNLDPLEVEKAKQGQKSDYPNGIPECGTDALRFALCAYTGQGRDINLDVNRILGYRHFCNKLWNAVKFAMKTLGDNFVPSEKAQLSGEESVSDRWILSRLSAAVGLCDTGFKAYDFPSITTAIYNFWLYELCDVYLESVKPVFSKAEADSASQRQALVCRQTLYTCLEVGLRLLSPMMPFVTEELYQRLPRRRPQTDSPSICVTSYPDTEEFCWHSEEVDRDMEFVMTVVKTIRSLRADYNLTKTRADCYLQCIDSATVSLVQKYSLQIQTLSYSQAIIPLIANQPVPEGCAVAIASDRCTINLMLKGLIDVEKEMGKLMTKKGDLEKQMEKLREKMAKNDYKEKVPVKVQEQDAEKLRQSQTELEKVKEATDNFRKMM is encoded by the exons ATGGCCACTCTCTATGTGTCTCCTCACCCTGATGACTTCAGGAGCCTTCTGGCCCTCGTCGCTGCAGAGTTTTGTCCGTCCTCGCGCCCGCGAACCATCACAGAGGACCCTCCTGTGTCTCTGAATGCCCGCTCCAGACCGACCCTCGTGCTGGCTGCTGGGGACGGTGACTCCGTCCTGAGTGGGGCCAGTGCTGTGGCCTGGTACCTGGCCTCTCAGGGAAAGAAGACTGGTGTGGATGCAAAGCAGCAGAGCCAGGTGTGGCAGTGGATCAGCTTTGCAGACAATGAAATCACCCCGGTGTCCTGCGCTGTGGTCTTCCCACTAATGGGGATGATAGGAGTGGATAAGAAG CTCCAGCAGAGTTCCCGTACAGAGTTGTTGCGTGTACTAAAGGCTCTCGATCATGCACTTGAACCAAGAACCTTCCTAGTGGGAGAGAGCATCACCCTGGCTGATATGGCTGTAGCTGCAGCTGTCCTTCTACCTTTCAAATAT GTGTTGGAGCCATCGGACAAGAAGGTCTTGACCAATGTTACAAGGTGGTTCACAACCTGCATTAATCAGCCACAGTTCCTGAAGGTGCTGGGGAAGATCACTCTGTGTGAGAAGATGGTGCCGGTAACACCGAAGACAAATGCTGCTGAAAATGCCAAAGCTGCTAATGCCAGTCCTGCTGCTGACTCTGCTGGAGCCACAGCTAATG GCCCACCAAAGACAGAAGCCCAGCTGAAGAAGGAGGCtaagaagagagaaaagctgGAAAAGTTCCAACAGAAGAAGGAAATGGAGGCGAAGAAAAAGACTCAGCCACCGGCAGAG AAAAAGGCAAAACCTGAGAAGAAGGAGCTGGGAGTGATCGCGTACAACGCCCCTACTCctgctggagagaaaaaag ATACCATCAGTCCACTTCCTGACTCCTACAGCCCTCAGTATGTTGAGGCTGCCTGGTATCCATGGTGGGAGAAGCAGGGATACTTCAAGCCTGAGTTTGGG AGAAAGAGTATTAGTGAGCAAAATCCTCGTGGCGTCTTCATGATGTGTATCCCTCCACCTAATGTGACCGGATCACTTCACCTGGGTCACGCCCTCACCAATGCCATTCAGGACAGTCTGACCAGATG GCACAGGATGCGCGGTGAGACCACCCTGTGGAACCCAGGCTGTGATCACGCTGGTATCGCCACACAAGTGGTGGTGGAAAAGAAGCTGATGAGAGAGAAGGGCATGAGCCGCCACGACCTGGGCAGGGAAAACTTCATCCAAGAAGTctggaaatggaaaaatga AAAGGGAGATCGCATCTACCACCAGCTGAAGAAGCTGGGCTCCTCTCTGGACTGGGACAGAGCCTGCTTCACCATGGACCCC AAACTTTCCTATGCAGTTCAAGAGGCGTTTATTCGAATGCATGAAGAGGGAGTGATCTACAGGAGCAAGAGGCTGGTCAACTGGTCCTGCACACTAAACTCTGCCATCTCTGACATTGAG GTGGATAAGAAGGAGCTCACTGGCAGAACTCTGCTGCCTGTGCCTGGTTACAAAGAGAAAGTCGAGTTTGGAGTGTTGGTTTCTTTCGCCTACAAGGTAGACGGATCAG ACGAGGAAGTGATTGTGGCCACAACTCGTATTGAGACTATGCTGGGAGACACGGCTGTAGCTGTGCACCCTGCCGACTCCAGATATCAGCATCTGAAGGGGAAAATGGTACTGCATCCCTTCAGTGATCGCAAGATGCCGATTGTCTTTGATGACTTTGTGGACATGAATTTCGGAACAG GCGCTGTCAAAATCACCCCTGCTCATGACCATAATGACTACGAGGTTGGAGAGAGACACAATCTGGCCTTCATCAACATATTGGATGAGAACGGCCTGCTCATTAAcgttcctcctcccttcctg GGTATGAAGCGTTTTGAGGCTAGGAAGGCAGTGCTTCAGGCTCTCAAAGACCGAGGGCAGTTTAAAGAGATCAAAGACAACCCTATGGTTGTACCAGTCTGCAG TCGTTCCAAGGACATCGTGGAGCCGCTGCTGAAGCCACAGTGGTATGTGAACTGCACAGACATGGGCAAGCAGGCCGCTGACGCCGTCAGAGAGGGACAGCTCAAAATCATCCCTGATCACCACCTCAAGACCTGGTTCAACTGGATGGACAACATAAG GGACTGGTGTATCTCTCGTCAGCTGTGGTGGGGTCACCGCATCCCTGCATACTTCGTCACTGTCAACGATCCTTCTGTTAAAGCAGGCGAG GACATGGATGGTCATTACTGGGTGAGTGGGAGATCGGAGGAAGAGGCCAGAGAGAAGGCAGCAAAACGCTTCAATGTGTCAGCTGACAAAATCACCCTCAGACAGG ATGAGGATGTTCTGGACACTTGGTTCTCGTCTGGCATTTTCCCATTCTCCATCTTCGGGTGGCCTAATGAG accCAGGACCTGAATGTGTTCTACCCTGGCACCTTGCTGGAGACAGGTCATGACATCCTGTTCTTCTGGGTCGCTCGTATGGTGATGATGGGCCTCAAACTGACCGGCAAGCTGCCCTTCAAAGAG GTTTATCTGCATGCAGTGGTGAGGGACGCTCACGGAAGAAAGATGAGCAAATCTTTAGGCAATGTCATTGACCCTCTTGATGTCATTACTGGAATCTCCATTGAG GGTCTTCATGCCCAGTTGATAGACAGTAACTTGGATCCACTGGAGGTTGAGAAGGCAAAGCAGGGCCAGAAGTCAGACTATCCAAATGGCATCCCAGAATGCGGCACAGATGCTCTGCGGTTTGCCCTGTGCGCCTACACGGGCCAAG GCAGGGATATCAACCTGGATGTCAACCGTATTCTGGGTTACCGTCACTTCTGCAACAAGCTGTGGAACGCTGTGAAGTTTGCCATGAAGACACTGGGAGACAACTTTGTACCATCTGAGAAAGCCCAG TTGTCTGGAGAGGAAAGCGTATCAGACAGGTGGATTCTGTCTAGGCTGAGTGCTGCAGTTGGTCTCTGTGACACTGGCTTCAAGGCCTATGACTTCCCATCCATCACCACCGCCATCTACAACTTCTGGCTCTATGAGCTCTGCGATGTCTACCTG GAAAGTGTGAAACCAGTGTTCAGCAAAGCAGAGGCAGACAGTGCCAGCCAGAGACAAGCGCTGGTGTGCAGACAGACCCTTTACACTTGTCTGGAGGTCGGTCTGCGCCTCCTGTCTCCCATGATGCCCTTCGTCACTGAGGAACTCTACCAGAGGTTACCACGACGACGACCTCAGACTGATTCCCCAAGCATCTGTGTCACATCTTACCCTGACACTGAAGAG TTCTGCTGGCACAGCGAGGAGGTCGACCGTGACATGGAGTTTGTCATGACTGTTGTCAAGACAATCCGGTCACTGAGGGCAGACTACAACCTGACCAAGACCCGAGCTGACT GCTACCTCCAGTGCATAGACTCTGCTACTGTGTCCCTGGTGCAGAAGTACAGTCTGCAGATTCAGACCTTGTCGTACTCACAGGCAATCATCCCTCTGATTGCCAATCAGCCTGTTCCAGAGGGCTGCGCTGTGGCCATCGCCTCTGACAGATGTACTATCAACCTCATGCTCAAG GGTCTCATTGACGTAGAGAAGGAGATGGGGAAGCTGATGACAAAGAAAGGTGACTTGGAGAAACAGATGGAGAAACTGAGAGAGAAGATGGCAAAGAACGACTACAAAGAGAAGGTGCCAGTGAAGGTGCAAGAGCAGGATGCTGAGAAG CTACGACAGAGCCAGACTGAACTCGAGAAAGTAAAAGAAGCCACGGACAACTTCAGGAAAATGATGTAA
- the abhd16a gene encoding phosphatidylserine lipase ABHD16A isoform X2, with amino-acid sequence MAGWMWLRCVLGPHLHRIHHPPDQSRLEGRAGRRGWSYQPRSLEKHTDSILGWASALWSLSYYSSPLLLCYLYRKGYICSTKLVPVSQYLGTVLVCLLGVACLRGYGRWKNSDYLQFVSILEETKKNHSPENKKKLRCYDFDFSFWPPDFSWTEVSNPKQSKAGVSLLKPEPRLRGTADSVLHSVRTLPCHVVSFLIAHSFGRRMLYPGSVGLLQKAMRPMLQQGQARLIEEFDGQRNKIVACDGNEIDTMFVDRRRDGGQTGQTLVICCEGNAGFYEVGCMNTPLEGGYSVLGWNHPGFGGSTGVPFPQNEANAMDVVIQYAIHKLGFQLSDIVVYAWSIGGFTASWAVMSYPEIQSLVLDASFDDLLPLALKVMPDSWRPLVQHTVRQYMNLNNADQLLKYQGPVLLIRRTRDEIITTTGPEDIMSNRGNDLLLKLLQFRYPKIMTDEGIRVVRQWLGASSPMEEASVYSGYEVDDDWCVSVLQSYQADRDVLFPWSVGEDMTLEGRRQLALFLARKYMRNFETTHCTPLPASEFHSPWRL; translated from the exons ATGGCCGGCTGGATGTGGCTGCGTTGTGTTTTAGGGCCTCATCTGCACAGAATTCACCATCCTCCGGACCAGTCTCGACTTGAAGGCAGGGCAGGGAGGAGG GGATGGAGCTACCAACCTAGAAGTCtggaaaaacacactgacagcatCCTCGGTTGG GCTTCAGCACTGTGGTCCCTGTCCTACTACAGCTCTCCCCTGCTGCTCTGCTATCTTTACAGAAAAG gcTACATCTGCAGCACTAAGTTGGTTCCTGTGAGTCAGTATTTGGGAACCGTGCTGGTGTGTCTCCTAGGAGTGGCCTGTCTTAGAG GGTATGGAAGATGGAAGAACTCTGATTATCTTCAGTTCGTCTCTATTCTcgaagagacaaagaagaaTCACTCACCAGAAAATAAG AAAAAACTGAGGTGCTACGACTTTGACTTCTCATTCTGGCCTCCAGATTTCAGCTGGACAGAAGTCAGCAACCC GAAACAATCCAAGGCTGGTGTTTCTCTGCTGAAGCCAGAGCCCAGACTAAGAGGAACAGCTGACAGCGTCCTCCACTCTGTGCGCACTCTGCCATGCCACGTTGTCAG tTTTCTTATTGCTCACTCATTTGGGAGGAGGATGCTTTACCCCGGCTCTGTGGGTTTACTTCAGAAAGCCATGAGGCCCATGCTCCAGCAAGGCCAGGCTAGGCTAATagaagag TTTGATGGCCAGAGGAACAAGATAGTGGCCTGTGATGGTAATGAAATCGACACCATGTTTGTGGATCGCAGGAGAGACGGTGGACAGACTGGCCAGACTCTG GTCATCTGCTGTGAGGGGAACGCAGGCTTTTATGAGGTGGGATGCATGAACACACCACTGGAAG GTGGATACTCTGTGCTAGGCTGGAACCACCCCGGCTTCGGAGGCAGTACG GGTGTGCCATTTCCCCAGAATGAGGCCAATGCCATGGATGTAGTGATCCAGTATGCAATACACAAACTGGGCTTCCAGCTCAGCGACATTGTTGTATATGCCTGGTCCATAGGAGGATTCACAG caagTTGGGCAGTGATGTCATACCCAGAGATCCAGTCATTGGTGCTTGATGCCTCCTTCGATGACCTTCTGCCTCTGGCCCTCAAGGTTATGCCCGACAGCTGGA GACCGTTGGTGCAGCACACAGTCAGGCAGTACATGAACCTCAACAATGCAGATCAGCTTCTCAA ATACCAGGGACCAGTCCTGCTGATCAGGAGAACCAGAGATGAGATCATTACTACAAC GGGTCCAGAGGACATCATGTCCAACAGAGGCAACGACCTCCTGCTCAAACTGCTACAGTTCAG GTATCCAAAAATAATGACAGATGAAGGGATCAGAGTCGTCAGACAATGGCTGGGAGCCTCCAGTCCTATGGAGGAAG CATCTGTGTACAGTGGCTACGAGGTGGATGATGactggtgtgtgtctgtgctgcagtcATATCAGGCAGACAGAGATGTTTTGTTTCCATGGAGCGTTG GTGAGGATATGACTCTTGAGGGAAGACGGCAGCTGGCTCTTTTCTTG gcACGGAAGTACATGCGAAACTTTGAAACAACACACTGCACTCCTCTCCCCGCCTCTGAGTTTCACTCACCCTGGAGACTgtaa
- the abhd16a gene encoding phosphatidylserine lipase ABHD16A isoform X1, producing MAGWMWLRCVLGPHLHRIHHPPDQSRLEGRAGRRQGWSYQPRSLEKHTDSILGWASALWSLSYYSSPLLLCYLYRKGYICSTKLVPVSQYLGTVLVCLLGVACLRGYGRWKNSDYLQFVSILEETKKNHSPENKKKLRCYDFDFSFWPPDFSWTEVSNPKQSKAGVSLLKPEPRLRGTADSVLHSVRTLPCHVVSFLIAHSFGRRMLYPGSVGLLQKAMRPMLQQGQARLIEEFDGQRNKIVACDGNEIDTMFVDRRRDGGQTGQTLVICCEGNAGFYEVGCMNTPLEGGYSVLGWNHPGFGGSTGVPFPQNEANAMDVVIQYAIHKLGFQLSDIVVYAWSIGGFTASWAVMSYPEIQSLVLDASFDDLLPLALKVMPDSWRPLVQHTVRQYMNLNNADQLLKYQGPVLLIRRTRDEIITTTGPEDIMSNRGNDLLLKLLQFRYPKIMTDEGIRVVRQWLGASSPMEEASVYSGYEVDDDWCVSVLQSYQADRDVLFPWSVGEDMTLEGRRQLALFLARKYMRNFETTHCTPLPASEFHSPWRL from the exons ATGGCCGGCTGGATGTGGCTGCGTTGTGTTTTAGGGCCTCATCTGCACAGAATTCACCATCCTCCGGACCAGTCTCGACTTGAAGGCAGGGCAGGGAGGAGG CAGGGATGGAGCTACCAACCTAGAAGTCtggaaaaacacactgacagcatCCTCGGTTGG GCTTCAGCACTGTGGTCCCTGTCCTACTACAGCTCTCCCCTGCTGCTCTGCTATCTTTACAGAAAAG gcTACATCTGCAGCACTAAGTTGGTTCCTGTGAGTCAGTATTTGGGAACCGTGCTGGTGTGTCTCCTAGGAGTGGCCTGTCTTAGAG GGTATGGAAGATGGAAGAACTCTGATTATCTTCAGTTCGTCTCTATTCTcgaagagacaaagaagaaTCACTCACCAGAAAATAAG AAAAAACTGAGGTGCTACGACTTTGACTTCTCATTCTGGCCTCCAGATTTCAGCTGGACAGAAGTCAGCAACCC GAAACAATCCAAGGCTGGTGTTTCTCTGCTGAAGCCAGAGCCCAGACTAAGAGGAACAGCTGACAGCGTCCTCCACTCTGTGCGCACTCTGCCATGCCACGTTGTCAG tTTTCTTATTGCTCACTCATTTGGGAGGAGGATGCTTTACCCCGGCTCTGTGGGTTTACTTCAGAAAGCCATGAGGCCCATGCTCCAGCAAGGCCAGGCTAGGCTAATagaagag TTTGATGGCCAGAGGAACAAGATAGTGGCCTGTGATGGTAATGAAATCGACACCATGTTTGTGGATCGCAGGAGAGACGGTGGACAGACTGGCCAGACTCTG GTCATCTGCTGTGAGGGGAACGCAGGCTTTTATGAGGTGGGATGCATGAACACACCACTGGAAG GTGGATACTCTGTGCTAGGCTGGAACCACCCCGGCTTCGGAGGCAGTACG GGTGTGCCATTTCCCCAGAATGAGGCCAATGCCATGGATGTAGTGATCCAGTATGCAATACACAAACTGGGCTTCCAGCTCAGCGACATTGTTGTATATGCCTGGTCCATAGGAGGATTCACAG caagTTGGGCAGTGATGTCATACCCAGAGATCCAGTCATTGGTGCTTGATGCCTCCTTCGATGACCTTCTGCCTCTGGCCCTCAAGGTTATGCCCGACAGCTGGA GACCGTTGGTGCAGCACACAGTCAGGCAGTACATGAACCTCAACAATGCAGATCAGCTTCTCAA ATACCAGGGACCAGTCCTGCTGATCAGGAGAACCAGAGATGAGATCATTACTACAAC GGGTCCAGAGGACATCATGTCCAACAGAGGCAACGACCTCCTGCTCAAACTGCTACAGTTCAG GTATCCAAAAATAATGACAGATGAAGGGATCAGAGTCGTCAGACAATGGCTGGGAGCCTCCAGTCCTATGGAGGAAG CATCTGTGTACAGTGGCTACGAGGTGGATGATGactggtgtgtgtctgtgctgcagtcATATCAGGCAGACAGAGATGTTTTGTTTCCATGGAGCGTTG GTGAGGATATGACTCTTGAGGGAAGACGGCAGCTGGCTCTTTTCTTG gcACGGAAGTACATGCGAAACTTTGAAACAACACACTGCACTCCTCTCCCCGCCTCTGAGTTTCACTCACCCTGGAGACTgtaa